The DNA region TAAGCTTAGGTACGTGTGTTGCAATAGCGAAGGAAGTGCTTACGGCACATGGTTAAAAAGTGGCCTGtatgttattttgtttcttaGTACTCGTAGTTTGCCAAGTTACATTAAAATGATCTCAATCTCTCAAATCATCAATCCACAAAACTCTCAACATACTAGATCTCAACTGCCACCAACTTAAATTTAAGCTCACAAGCTGGCTTCTACAACAGGACTACCCAAACACTGAGGCTTTATTAACTCACATCGCGTAGTGGTAAtacccacacacacacaaccacacgagcgcacacacacacacacacaaacacacactcTTTCATACTCCCACATATACTCATACTATCGTACATGAAATTTTAACTCGCTAATGTCCTGGGCCTTATGACCTATGTCTACATGAATAAAAcgaatatatttataattaatggcCGAATCACTGTCTCTCATAATACAGGATGTCCTAGTGTAAGAGGCAGGGTTTCAAATTCAATCTCTGAACATAGATCTATGTACTCTAGAATTAAGCTCCATATTCATGTATATTGAGTTCTCTTTCATGTATCTATATATGATTTtttggttaataaataaataataaaaataaaaaaatcctttaagttgtttttgcgtgaaataaGGACAAACAACCATAAACTCATataaactttcgcgtttataatattagtttggaagGATTCTTTTGTGCATAATTGGAGCTCATGGCTATGCTCATCATAAGGTGTCCCTTCCACTCTGGACATCGGTATCACTTGGACGGCcggttttttagggttccgtatcggTAAAACGAGAACCATTACAAAGACTTCGCTggctgtctgtcaccaggctgtgtcTCAAGAACCATGATAGCACCGATGATGCATTATTGTTACCGCtatagcaaaaaatattaataaattataatagaatAAATACATGTTATATTTTAGGGGGTTCCCATACcactaatgattttttttgctcattttatagACAATGCTTCGCGCGTGTAATTCGTTGTAATTCACTTTGTCTCTTTTATTTCAGGTTAAGTAAAGCCCGTGAGGAATTGAAACTAGCGGGAAGTGTCCGCGCGGCTGCTAAACAGGAGTCACAACGCAAGGCGTCAGCCATGTCCATTTATTGCAGTCAGGTGAGTGTGTTATTGACATCCAAGTGAGTTCGTTAATGACAACCAAATGTGTTAGTAACAACCAATTTAGTGTGGTAATGACTGCGGAATGAGTGTATTAATGACCTCCACAGTGAGTGTGCTAATGACCTCCTACAAAAATGGGAtcagtaagtatattattaccCTAACAATgtgtgaaaataatatgttttatattgtttttcagATCGGCGATACCCGGCCAATAAGTTTCTGCAGATTCAGTAGTGATAGCAAGATGCTGATAACTGCTAGCTGGTAAGTTTTTACAGTAATTTGATtcgctattattattattatccgtGATTACAACTGTGTCCCGTCGAAACTTCTCTACGTATCCgggtaaaatgtagcctatgttgctCGGGAAAAGTGCAGCTTCCCAAcagtaaataatttttcaaattgtttcaatactttcggagcctttattatagataactagctggtgcccgcgacttcgtctgcgcaggtttagtatttcgaacaatatgtttacaaattgtagcctatgtgttattctgatgtataagctatattattgtaaagtttcattaaaatccattcagtagtttttgcgtgaaagagtaacaaacatccatacatccatacatacaaactttcgcgtttataatattagtaggatatacatatacttatgtCAGTGGTTTCATTCGCTTCTAAAAGTACATATTTCTTGCAcctgcataaaaaataaattctatatgtTATTGCGATGTGTGTATTAGCTATGTTCCTGGCTAGTCTCATCAAAATCTGTCGAACCATTACACATttcacaaatataatattttttctgtatttcTAGGTCAGGTTTAGCCAAAGTATGGTCTGTCCCCGAGTGCAAAGAGTTGCAAGTACTGAAGGGTCACACTTGTAACGTGAGCGGCGCTGACTTTCATCCTAGAGCTATCATGCCACATCATTTTCAGAATAAGGTAactttattttgcaaattattacgccgttactagccgttttcctgtgGTTTTACTCGCATTCCTTAAGAACTTTAGTATATAATATAGGATAAAAATCCTATGTACTTCTTAATCAAGGAATAtagggattcatttttatatatagattAGTTGTTTTCTCGCGGGCCTACCCGCGTTACGTGGGAACAACTTCCCGCATCCGGGTGAGGATAAAATGTTTCATATATCAGTCACTTGGATCTAAGCTATCtaccctctaattttcagcttactcggttcagccgttcttgagttttttttatttatttatttaattcggtTTTTTTATCCACATGGATATATCAACCCCATTGTTCTTGAGATATAAATAGTGTAACTAATACGAatctatcaaatcaaatcaaatcgtttattttgcagagAATATGGGTACAGATatctaatataatatgtactagttttcgccagcggtttcacatGCTTCCTGAAGAACCATTTCCCGCAACCGGAAAAGTAGCATTGTGTTATTCCAttaataagctatattactgccaagtttcatcaaaaaccCTCTAGTAGTTCATAGGTAAAAGAGTGACGACCATCtacacatacaaactttcgcacacatacaatattagtaaataatatgtggGAGAACTAGTACTAATCAACGGTAAAAAAggacaatttaaatattcataataatttattaaattaatttacttaaacaCATTTACTAATCACAGCGAATAATTAGGCACGAAATAAATAGGCGGTAGAACAGCAATTCGACAGTACAAATAAACATGAGTAATATTACCTGACAGTTCAGAGCACTATTGCGCCGTGTCCGCAGTCGAACAACTTCTGATCTGTCGACACGTGTGCGCCCCACTTTTATACTTCGATTCGGTAGTAAGTGGGGGTAACAAGAAATCAAATACAATACCTTCATAGACCGGaagttgattaaaaaaaatacattaaacaattttaaaatattaaaaacgtgTTTACTCTCACAAATATTCACTATTTTTCAGGTAACAATACAAAAAGAAGAAAACGAAACAAAACAACCAATGGAGACATCAGAAGGTACAGAAAACCCTTCAGAACAGACGTCAGAACAGTCAGAACCGACGTCAGAACCTTTTGAAACGTCAGACGAAACGTCAGACGCGTGCACTATGGCTACTTGTGCTTACGATGGCACGGTACATTTGTGGAATTTTAACAGGTATGTAAAAAGCATCTTTTGTTTTCCGAGGgaattttatttagaacatgcataaaaagtagcctaaaaaCTTCCTCGGTAAATAGGCTATTTGACAGtgatatctatttttttatcggtccagtagttcttgagataagCACGTTTAAAAATCTTCTTGCAGCAAAATGAAAAGTACGGACATAGtcactttcacatttttgtttaatcagtttatttaaaaaaatacatacaaatctgttgcatagttttgaagatttaagcgtacaaaggatATACaaaggacagaaaaagcgactttgttttgtaCTATCTAATGATTTGAAATGTCTAATTGAATAACTTTCTGTTTTCCAGCGAGTCACCACTGGCCTCCCTCTCAGGGCACAGTCCGGCTCGCGTCTGCCGCGTCCACTTCCACCCCTCGGGGCGGTTCCTCGCCACCACCGTGTTCGACCACTCCTGGCGTCTGTGGGACTTACACACCGGTGAGATACCATCTGCCTAGGcgattcccaactatgttggggtcggcttccagtctaaaagatgcagctgagtaccagtgtgctataaggagcgactgcttatctgatctcctcaacccagttacccgggcaacccgatactccgtggtaagactggtgtcagacttactggcttctgactacccgtaacgactgccaaggatgttcaaatgacagccgagacctacagtttatggtgccctccgaaacacagggCAACTCGTCATGACATGGTCAATAGGTCACCCATCCATTAACCGACCAGGCATTACTTAAcgtttaggtttttttcaagATATTTTGCTTCACCTTTACTCTGTCATTGGTGTccaggaatcgaacctacaCACTCGTAATTTAGACTTGCCTTTTACCTTACCTACTAGACCAACACTAAGGCCCGGTTCTTCGAAGCTCAGTTACGTCAAGGCTAGGGCTAAATTctagttacagtaaaattaacagggtttaaattcaaaaagcgttCTTGAAGTACCAGttagtttaattaataaatttcataataaaaaccgTGTGTAAATTAACCGTGGTCAAAATTAACTTCGgtcaaattttaactttaactttaccgtACCGTACGGACAACCGGGCCTTAGTGATTGAATGTCGCTGTTCAGTCAGCTAACCTTTTGATAGAACGGCTATACACAATAGCACTTTATATTTATAACCGCTATTGCACTTTATATTTGCCACTATTGTGTGATTGAATGTCGCTGTTCAGTCAAATGGCTAGCCGTGTCACTAACCGGCTAGTATAGTGTTGTATCCCGCAGCGACGGAGGTGCTGCACCAGGAGGGCCACGCCAAGGCGGTGTACTGCGTCGCCTTCCAGGGGGACGGCTCGCTCGCTGTTACCGGGTGAGATGACATATGCGGCTAGATTTTATACGCTATTCTTTCTTATCTTCGCGACTTTgggcataaaataatttacttcatttttttttttttttttgtattactggTTTCAATGAAaatggaagtcgaccccaacatatttgggaaaaaggcttgcaGGGTGAATGTGGTTTCAATAGCTTACTTGAAAGTTTCTCCAAAGTCttacaaatactatgctgacaATCGCATTAAAAGCCGTTCAccaaaacgtgagataatcgcatccaaacatacatacaggtcaGTCTGAGAGCCTCCAGTTTGAAgtaggtaaaaatatattgttaccCTAATCGCAACTGTTCaacttttttctattttttttgaaatttttgtttttacatgaaaaataagtaggtatactccATTTGTTTAAGAATTTGCTAAAAGTGTTGAATTTACAAAAACTTCTACAGAAGTACatagaaaacaaataaagtatagCTTAAAATGATGATACAATGAAGACATTATGAAGATGATTTATCTCTAGTTAAAAACTTAACCAATTTTAGTCCGGCTATCTCTCATTCCTTAACACTTACTAGCTTTAGTTAAACAGCTAGTTtgaggttcttctaacctacagacagacatgtgttgatggggagtttgttccaccacttcttcttcccagcaacaacacataggaagtggtgaagggcgggcgttttgggggctgtcttttgtaaaggacaatgctcatgaagtatgagaataaaacccaggcccggcgcaaaagaaatctaactcaaaatataggtaaaaataagttattaaatattacatagggggcatcatcgaaatcagtggctatatgtgtgaaattgctattcgaatattaacatctgcggtacattgctactcgagattttagaggtaacataatgtattagtaaaagaaacagtaaacagatacagttgtggtttaagagtgtacataatgacatgtttatcgcaacttctccactattctacctacttttacaagataataagatagaactaaaacacgttatgaatgtacttttcattttaataattagatacgcttaaaagtcatcgattctctATTCCTAACACGacatgatccaaaaatgttgcgggatgcgcgaactgttccacATGCTTAGCCTACCCTAAGTTGGGACAAGCTTGAGTCGCATCCCAAAGTCCCGAGCTGTAcatcggtattgatttatctttttggagaagcttattacatgccatattacttgtttgttgtttcagatagcactttaattaaactataagtcccagctgctcatgttacccctgtaaaatcaaatagcaatttcacacatatagccattaATTTCGATGATGCCTACTATGCagtatattattacttattattacctataatttgagttacttttcttttgcgccgggcttgggtttttttgagcattgtcctttgaccttcaaaaagtgctgtttagcagcctaatttgaataaacgtattTGAGTTTGAAAAGATACGCTAACAACTAATTCCCCCTTCCCAGTGGCATGGACGCGTTCGGTCGCGTGTGGGACCTGCGCACGGGGCGCTGCGTGATGTTCCTGGAGGGGCACCTGGGCCCCGTGCTGGGCGCCGACTGGGCCCCCGCCGGCCACCAGCTCGCCACCGCTGCTGCTGATCATCAGGTACATACATCATATTTCAtaatcatcaccatcatcaggTGAACTTATTGACTTATTTAGCtcaggcatctaaggcccataaaaatactatacataaatattatatcattaAATCATGGATGCTGTAAACTTTGCAGATCATCTGATCATTAGATCAGAAAAATTCTTTGTCATTGCATCATCAGGTTACATACGTTGGTTGATAAAATTGGGGTAGTTTGTTCCCCTGTGTTGGGCAGTAAATTGGTAAGGGCTGCTTATAATCTTCAGAAGAATGATAATTAGTGAAGTTTACGCCCA from Helicoverpa zea isolate HzStark_Cry1AcR chromosome 29, ilHelZeax1.1, whole genome shotgun sequence includes:
- the LOC124644030 gene encoding U4/U6 small nuclear ribonucleoprotein Prp4, whose translation is MSDDEDVILVKKPKQVHYGSLEEQEKARLAALAAAAKEGAEDMGGKELGDIQISSEYMELEEEMSRDKKALLEEFERRRKARQLNVSTDDDEVRRSLRQLGEPVCLFGEGPAERRVRLRDLLSYLGEDAIHKKLEEEEARIERDRGREGTWYHEGPPELREARLWIARYSLPKAKLRLSKAREELKLAGSVRAAAKQESQRKASAMSIYCSQIGDTRPISFCRFSSDSKMLITASWSGLAKVWSVPECKELQVLKGHTCNVSGADFHPRAIMPHHFQNKVTIQKEENETKQPMETSEGTENPSEQTSEQSEPTSEPFETSDETSDACTMATCAYDGTVHLWNFNSESPLASLSGHSPARVCRVHFHPSGRFLATTVFDHSWRLWDLHTATEVLHQEGHAKAVYCVAFQGDGSLAVTGGMDAFGRVWDLRTGRCVMFLEGHLGPVLGADWAPAGHQLATAAADHQTKIWDLRRRSALYTIPSHTHLLSDVRYQKSHGHFLLTSSYDKTAKIWSNPAWHPLRTLSGHDNKVMSADISYDNKYIATCSYDRTFKLWAPDLA